CCATCTGCTTGAAACACTTTTAAAGATTCCATTTTCCGCATCTCCATGGGAAGCTCACTAAGGCTTGAGCAACCAGATAAAATAAGTGTTTCAAGTGATTTTAGCATAGAAATGCTCTTTGGAAGCTTTCTAAtaattttgcattttttcatATTCAAGTAAACAAGTTTCTCCAGGTTTCCAATGGATTCATGGACATCAACCAAGCTTTTGCAACCCTTAAGAATCAATCTCTCTAAATTGGAGACCAAAGAGAAGTCCCCGGTTTCGATGAGGTGACGGGAATCGCTGAGATCAAGGATCTTTAAAGATGGAAGACTCTGGAAAAAGGCAGGGAGTTTATTCATACACATGTATAACCATCaaaatccataaataaaataattagaaaaaagaaacgtGCGGAGGAGCAGCATATATACCTTTGTTCCCTTCCAGATTTTTCTTAAGCTACTGTGGTGCATTTCAAGAACaaccaagctctccaaaagaaaatcacaGGGTATAGATTCTAAAGGAAATTCAAGCCAATACAACCATCTCAATCCTTTAGGAAATTCTTCATAACCTCCAATGAGTTGTACGGAACTAAGCTGTAGTAATCTTAGTTTCACCATCCTTTTAAATGCAATGGTTTCCACGACTACTTTACTCGAATTTCTTGAAGGAGTTTCTACAGGGTACAAATGCATGTTCAGGGCAAGTCCTTCAACTTTTTTTGAACCctaacaggaaaaaaaaaacacttagATATGAACCAACAAAAACGCAcactagaaaagaaaaaagcacacACATACATAAAAGGAGCATGTTTCTTACATTCTTTTCTCTCAATACACTTAGAGAATCCTTATGATGCCATAATCTACTACGCTTCTCAGGCTGCTTCGATTCGAGGCGAACAATTTCTCTTCCCATATCACGAATCATTTGATGCATCTTCACGTTTTTATACTTGTCAATTGTTACCAAACATCTATCGATGAGATTTTGCACGCCAACAATTGTAAAGAAATCACATCCATCTAGTATTGTGACAACAACATCCATGTCATTTCCAATAAAGAAACATGCAATATGGAGAAACATATTTTGGTCATGGTCATCTTGTAAAGAATCGTAGCTTATTCTCAGCTTACTCATGATGTCACTATTTGGAATAACTTCCAATTTCTTCAATGCACTTCCCCATACATCTTTACTTTGCCCTGATAGAGAAGAACCCAAAGTTTGAAGAGCTAATGGAAGCCCTCCGCTGTACCTTACTACGCTTTCTGAAAGTTCCATGTAACCTCCACTCGGATGGTCCTGTCCGAAAGCATGCCAACTAAAGAGCTCCAATGATTCAACATGACTTAAAGTTTCAATGTTATGCACCTTAACATCTTGATGAGCCTTTAACAACCCCACACACCTAgttgttataataattttacTTCCTGGATAAAACCATTTTCGCATTCGAAGTACTGCATCTAATTGGTTCGTATGATCCACATCATCAAGGACAAGAAGAACTTTTTTACAGCTTATAACATCCTTAATCTTAATTATTCCCTCACTAACACTATGTAACTTCACTGTTCTTCCACCCAAAATATCAGAGAGAAGTTGTACTTGCATTTGAACCAGACCATTAGGACCTTCTGAAATCTCCCTGATATTTTCAAGGAAACTTCTTCCTTCAAATcttgaaaaatttgaattataaacAACTTGTGCAATGGTTGTCTTCCCTATTCCACCAATCCCATAAATCACAAATATCCCAACATCAGATGATCCATCTTGTAACCATAAATTAATCTCTTTGACTCGAGAATCGATTCCAATTAGGTAAGGGGCAACACTCAATGGTGTGCGACTTAGCTTGCCTTCAATCACTTTAACAATTTTCTTGATAAACTTTGCCTCATGCCTAGAAAATTGCAatccaaatgaaaataaatggggaaatcaaaatataaagtCTGATAtgttaatattatatatatcatgaaaGAAAGCTTTAGAAGGACCAGatataaattaatgaaatttaccCATCACATTCATTTTGTAAGACCATGCCTGCAAGATCTGCAACTTCTGCAAGTGCTGCCCTCCATCCCTTCACCTTGTCCTTGTTCAGAGATCGATTTTTTTGGTGTCCAGCAAATGCTTTTGCAAAGCTTCCAGTCTGCTTCCTCACCTCAGATGGATCGATGTCGTAGAAGACTGGTAAAACTACATGATCAGAGGTCCTCTTGCGTTGCAGGATCATCACAAGCTCGTCAAGGCACCATTTGGAAGACGCGTAGTCTTTCGAAAACACAATGACAGAACTTCGAGAGTGTTGGATTGCTTTCTCCAGCTCCGGCTTGATATCTTCCCCTCTCTCAAGTTCATCGTCGTCTCGGAAAGTTTGAAGCCCTGCGTTGACAAAGGCTGTATAGATGTGGTCAGTAAAAGTTTTGCGAGTGTCTTCACCTCTGAAACTCAAGAACACATGATAACTGCAAGCAAAAGTATCTGCAGAGGAGGCTTCTTGAGCACTAACAAGTGCCATTGATGAACAAGCAGCTCAGTAAATCTAGCTGGTATTTTTTCCTTGCAGGTTTCTTGGCTGATTATATCATGATCAGGTGATATTAATGAGCGTTTCAAAAATGTCCTTTCCTGGTCAAGAAGATAAAGACAGTCTTCTCCATCAACTTAAAAGCAAATGGCATAGATACCAATGCGTGACCTTTTTACTCTGAGTCAAGCAAGTGAAAGAGATGTCCACTGCTTATCCTAAACGCAATAATTCGTGCTAACTGTTAATTAAGGGAAAACTTTTGAGTGAGAGTGTAACAATCACATCGAAAAATAAAAGGCTTACAACTTAACATTAAAAgaatattgttatttttctcATCTCAGTTGTATTGTCTCTCTAATTAAAGTAGAATCTATATATCTAGACAAATGGGATATAGGTTGTCAGTCTAACACTAATACATGTACATTCAATCTCGATTAAAAAGAAGGTATAACATGTACTAATATTGAGTTGAGATTGtacaattaattttattcaaactGAAATTGGGGaccttgtttaatttaaattttacatAAACTTTTTACGGATTCAACTTTTGTTGCATGACCTCATTGAGGATAGAGAAGAACGGTGTCTTGAAGTAACATAAGTTACCTTGGTTTGATCCATTTTTGTGAGCCAAGTTCATGATTTGGAGTTTTGTTCCTATAATGAACAATACTTGAGTTAAAAGTGTGACGCTTTGATGTAGTTTTAGTGGTCTCCTTTATTTTCAATGGAATCCAAACGCCTTGCTTTTGACAAAATTTGGCGTTGACGGTTTTGGGTGAAGGGCAATGGCCATGAGTCATGAGGCCATTTCCAAGGAGGGCTCTATTTAGGGCTCAACAGAACTTTCATATCTGTAgcctaagagcaactccagcgCAAGGAGTTTGGCCCGGGCAACAGGCCCCTTGCAGCCCAAGTGTCCCTCCAGCGCAGCCAAAGCAGCCCGGGCAAGCTGCGGGTCTCACGAGCCCGGGCAGGCCTAAGGGCGAAAATCGACTGGGCTCGAGCCCGAGTTAGGTGACGTCAGCGCTGACGTCACCACACGCAGGCTCCAACGGTAAcctgccacgtgtcaacaccgGGTGG
The Prunus dulcis chromosome 2, ALMONDv2, whole genome shotgun sequence DNA segment above includes these coding regions:
- the LOC117618629 gene encoding disease resistance protein RUN1-like, whose amino-acid sequence is MALVSAQEASSADTFACSYHVFLSFRGEDTRKTFTDHIYTAFVNAGLQTFRDDDELERGEDIKPELEKAIQHSRSSVIVFSKDYASSKWCLDELVMILQRKRTSDHVVLPVFYDIDPSEVRKQTGSFAKAFAGHQKNRSLNKDKVKGWRAALAEVADLAGMVLQNECDGHEAKFIKKIVKVIEGKLSRTPLSVAPYLIGIDSRVKEINLWLQDGSSDVGIFVIYGIGGIGKTTIAQVVYNSNFSRFEGRSFLENIREISEGPNGLVQMQVQLLSDILGGRTVKLHSVSEGIIKIKDVISCKKVLLVLDDVDHTNQLDAVLRMRKWFYPGSKIIITTRCVGLLKAHQDVKVHNIETLSHVESLELFSWHAFGQDHPSGGYMELSESVVRYSGGLPLALQTLGSSLSGQSKDVWGSALKKLEVIPNSDIMSKLRISYDSLQDDHDQNMFLHIACFFIGNDMDVVVTILDGCDFFTIVGVQNLIDRCLVTIDKYKNVKMHQMIRDMGREIVRLESKQPEKRSRLWHHKDSLSVLREKNGSKKVEGLALNMHLYPVETPSRNSSKVVVETIAFKRMVKLRLLQLSSVQLIGGYEEFPKGLRWLYWLEFPLESIPCDFLLESLVVLEMHHSSLRKIWKGTKSLPSLKILDLSDSRHLIETGDFSLVSNLERLILKGCKSLVDVHESIGNLEKLVYLNMKKCKIIRKLPKSISMLKSLETLILSGCSSLSELPMEMRKMESLKVFQADGIPIDQLHSTTLPCSLVVLHLTNCNISDDAFPKDFGNLSSLQSLDLSHNPIRSLPDCIRGLTGLDHLAFSQCTRLESLVGLPRITELVAIHCESLERVTFQSISCLPEKFIYGYNFKLAEVEYWYKLVPIGMVDVEMRKLLGLCNLNSMEAIRMYTPDRLSSGAGTMHPIQGLYESGIFSTFLPRHEVPGQFSDRSEGSSVSFTVPPLLPNLRIRGLNIFTVYTEYFNGYSSSSIPNPLLLRVCNKTKGLKWIYAPSCHGVPDDENQVMWLSHWRLGSGLEGGDEVSVSVFTKPLFRVKECGIQLVHEQEDEMSTQHNTIVPSYLSDIGRDSSEFIPGTYYLGNGPFFRLTREYVLGWKKEVWFNDISGESNEETDTEERRQGDEPVAQVAAAETLVEAKRASRGNKILIMTAVFFLFLSLISLPYLSFLSKYFI